ATTTCTTCCCAGATTCGCTCGATACCCACTATACTTTTTGAGTTACCTTTCAACTGTTTTTCATAAAGGTTGTACTCTTCTCTAGGTTTTCCCTTCTCTCTGGATGTTCTTACTTTTTTTAGAGTGTCATAGATTTGCCTATTCCAGTTTTTTCTATAGATCCTTTCAAATGGGCGGATAATTTTTGTTGCCGCCTGAACCTGCCACTGTTCACCGTCCTGACTACTGTCCTGAACATTACGTCGTGTTCTATCAACTTTTATAGTAGCTCCGGGCAATGTGGCTAAATCTGTGGGCGACAATGTTTCTGGAAGTTTATCCGCTTTAGAATTCTCCCCTCTGGCTAATTCTTCCTGAGCAGAAGTTGATACGGGTATTGATAAGAGCTGATATGGTTTTTTTTGCAATGTCTGTCTGGTCTTTCTGTTTTTTTTGCCTGTTGCCGTTGCTTTACCTTGACTTTGCGCAGGGAGATCCGGGAGCAAGAGTGGGGTGGTGGATTGCTCGGCAGGCTCTGGAACTGGGGCAACAGTCTCCGCGAGTTGGGAGCTGAGTGAATCAAAACGTTCCTGCCAATAGTCTGCCAGAAGTAGATTTCGTTCCTGCCAGAAATAGTTCAGTTGCCGTGCAGCCTCTCTGGCTTCAGAGGTCATCCCAATGTCAATGGCATCCTGAAAAACACGATGCCATAGTTCGGGGAAGTGATCGGCAGCTTTTTGGTGAAATTCCAATACTTCTCTCTTGAGAGTCTTGATAATTTTGGTACTTTTATTGAAACATTTAATTTTTACGCGCACCAGAACGGCAAGAGACTGGTAATGGAGGCTTTTTAAGATTCGGAGCCCTTCAGTCAAGTCAGGGACTTTATTGATTTTCTCTATTCGATTTTTATGTTCATTAAGGTCCGAGCAAATCGCTTCATAGGCTCTATCATCATCATAAATCCAGTTCTCTTTAATCGCTTTAATCCCTCTACTGGTGGTGTAAATCATGTTAAAAAAGCGATCATAACTTTGCGGATTTTTAGCCAGATCACTGCTTTTAATAAAGTCATTGTCAGTGCATTCAGCCATATAGCGCAAAAGGATATAATAGGAGATACGTTGCAATAAGTGCATGGAGGCAAGTTCGACAGACTTGTAGGTTGTATCACCCATTGGAGCCCATCGAATACGGTCAAGAGTAGTGAAGCTGACAGGAAAAAAATAATGCGAATCATAATCGGTAATGCAATCCTCAAATTTCAGCAGCAGTTCCAGATAGATTTCAAAATTAACAGGACAGTTAATGCCCGGCAGAGCACCCGCATAATACATAATCAGTAGTGGCAGAACTTCAGGATTAGCTCTCTCTATGGATCTGAAAAAATAGCTATGCAATTCCAGGGCATCGGCTTCTGGATCTTCGCTGGTGGCATCCAGCAGTTTCTTGTATTTGTGGATCATCAGCCAGGCCAGAATCTGGTCGTCCGGATCAAACGGATGGGCGGACGCTTGCTGGCCTGGGGAAGTAGCAAACAGGCTCATCCCAGTGCCATCCCCGAGAGAGAGGGGATACACTGTTGGTGATGGATTCCCAACTACGTGGGAATGACGGTAAGCCGGTATATTCTGTCTTGCCACTTCGCTTAACTCGTAAGCCTGCATAAACTCTTTTCGGGCTTCGTCCTTGTTACGATTTTTCAGCCATTTAAAGACTGCCATTGCCATGGTCTTTTTTGCACGGTTGATCTGGTTTGACGGGCTGTTACTGGTTTTGAACAGCTCCAGCTTCAGTTGACGGTCTAACCTGAGGAAATCTTCTTCAGGAATAGCAAGAAAGGCTTCTACTTTCTGGCTGTAACTCATATCAACAGTCTGCACTGCAGACACACTGTCATCTTCAGGAGGATCATTTTTATCATCCCCGAAGTCACCCTTATTATCTGAATTATCTGAATTATCTGACAGTTGTTGGCCACTTTGTTCATTCTGTTGTTGACTTGGGGTATCTTCGGGGGACTGTGATGAATGTTTCTGTTGAGCCATTGGGTCTTCGGTTAAATCCCCCACGCTTCCGGGCAGCTTATTGAACAGAATGGACTGAGCATCGGCAAAATAGTCAAAGTAATAAGTCAGCAGTTGATCAAGCTCTGCATAAGACGATGGTGTCCAACTCTCTGGATCACTGGCGTAAAGTGGTACTTTTGTCTGCCACTCTGATATCAGGTCATTGTAATCAGCCTGAATAACCATAATTCTGTCTTGATAGATTTTTTTAAGGTTTTCATCGTCAGTGTTTTTTAACTTTCTTCGAATGATGGCTAGTAGTTTCAGCTTGTGCTGCAACCGAATGGATTTTATGTCCTGCTCAGTAATGCGCAAGACTGGGCGGCGCTTCTCCGGGTAGATGAACAATAAAAAATCGGGAAACTGGAAATGTTTCCTGAAATGCTCATTATTATCGCCATCGTCTCCGCCATCGCCACCACCCGGGCTGGCAACAGAGGCAACAGGGGGCTGGTACAGGAGTGTTATCAGTTGTTCCACGCTTGATACAGACAGCAGTTGCAACAGCTCATGATCGAGTATTATTTCTATGATTTTCGGTGTAATGGACAGGGGCGCGATGTCGGTTCTGGGCAGAACTATCCGATACTGTTCCGATATCATTGATGAATACAGGGTCACTGATTTTGATGTGTTTCCAGTCGGGTCAGAGGCTGAGAGCCCACTGATTGTATTCGTCAGTTCAATTTGCAGGCGTAGTTTGTCATAGCTCTCAGCAGGGACTGAATCAGGGATCAGGTTCGACTGCAAAAAGTTTTTAAACAGCCATAGCTCTTTCTGGTGGGAGGTATTTGGGGAGAGCCCGAACGACAAGGTCATCAAAGGCAGATAGAACAGCTGACTGTCGTGTTGCCTGAAGGAAAGATCCAAAGCGGATGCGTTAAGGGCTAGCGCCGAAATGAATGAGAAAAGAAACAGAGGGGTGTTACGGCAGATTGCCATGAAATAGCTATATAAATAGCTATATAAATAGCTACACAATATGTCAGGCCACACCGCTCTGGAAAAAAAGTTCATATCATTTTGTTTTCAGCCGTCATTCAACACCCCAATCAGGAATAAATTGATTGGTATGTTGGCTCCAATATATAAACAGGATTGTCTCCTGACTTTCCGATACGCAAATTACGTGCCTCTTCGTGTTAACGGGCGTCAAGAGATAAATGCCTTCAAAGCAGAGGAAAACACATCTACCCGTCGGGTTTTGGGCTAGTTTTTTCTTCATGTTCGGGAACGTTCGACTCTTTTTCTTCAGTTCGTAGCAGATTCGATGTTGAATAGCAGCATAGGCCATCAGGCAGAGAGTCACCACCATTAACAGTGCCTGGTGAGCGCTCAGACAATAATACCAATTCCACCTCTTAGGCAACAAAGCCAGAACTGGCCGTTTAAAAGGTATTCACAAAAAGATACATTGAGATCAAAAAAGCAAAAGAAGACCCATCATTAAAACGGTTAGCTTCATTTACAAAATTTTTGAATTTATCTACCTTTATAGTGAAACTTGAATTCAGGGTATTTGATTCCCGTACCAGCAGATTATTGTCAAACAGTACTTCGAAATAAGTGTCGTCAACATTCAAATTGTTTGTTTTTGACTTTGGTTCAAGAATAACGAAACGCTGGCCTGGTTTCTGACATGTCCAGCTACTGACAAACCCTCCTTCATGGTCCAGCCGGGTAATCGTACTGTTGGGTGCTTTGCAAACTGCAACGACCCGATAATGATCGGATTTTTCAGATAAATACCAGGCTAGAGTCTGGTTGTAGTCAATATACCACACTAACTCAACTGGCAGTGAATGAGGAAGTTCATACTCAGCCGGGTCAGTGGCAGAAGCGACCCGGTCAAGGTCAGTGGCATAAGTGACAGGGTCAGTGGCATAAGTGGCAGAAGCGACCAGGTCAGTGGCATAAGTGGCAGGGTCAGTGGCAGAAGCGACCAGTTCAGTGGCAGAAGTGATTGAAGCAGGCTTACAGTGCGTTCCAAGATGGCATTTGCCATGTCTATGTTTTCTACATTTAATCCCTTTTCTGCAGACATAAACCTTCATGCGCATGTTTCGTTTACGGCAATTACCATTTTCAGTATTATTGAGACCAGATTCAGTGCCATCGGATGTGGCTATAAAGTAATAATGTTTACCCCCTTCAAATTGTAGGCCATCGTCTTCAGCAACAAATTGGGCAAAAATAACCGAAGTAAATTTCAATTGTGTAGGCGTGTCGCACGTCAACAACTTCCGACTTCCAGCCGTGACGTTGACGCTACAGGTGTCATAGGCAGCTTTATTGACCAGCCACAAATTCTCATACATAGCTGATGTTTGTATCGCAGTTGGATCATCTTTTAAAACGGTCGCTATATTAGGGCAAATAAAACTAACTTTTGAATTAAGATCTACGAACATGGTTCTATTCTTACGTGTCGAAAATCTAATGGGATCCCAATGTTCTGAAACATAAATATCACTTGCCTGAACCACCGTCATTAAGAGTAACAGGGTGAATCCGAATAAACTGTATTTCATGTCCTCTCTCCAGTCAGCAGACTACACTCTTTAATACGTCTTACACGTCGAAGTGCGTATAAATGTTAATTTTCAGTTGCCTCATATGCCTTGGCAAGCAAGCAATAATCTTGTTTAGATATACGACAGTGAAAGCTACTGATAGCTACTGATAGCAAGGGGGTGCTGAAGATTTAATATACTCGTGCACACTTTTTTCAGATACTCAGATATAAGGTAGTCATTTTAGTTAGGCTCTTTTTTAGTTAGGCTCTCTATGTGTTTCAGGGGTGTTTCAGGGGGCTACTATCGAAGACTGAATTTTTTCTGAAAAAAATGCTTTCTAGGTCAGAGAATTTAGCAGCTACCAGCGAGCTTTTTGATATTTTTCTACCAACTTTCCGGAATCCATAAAGAGCCTTTAGTTATATTACTCTGCAACCCTTGGTATTAATGATCAATTTTTACCTTCATGCCAAGTCTTACGACTTAAGGCGTATATTTAACGGGACGAGCTGCTCTCCAGTACTCAGGTATAGAGAATTAAATGCACTATAGCTCTGGCAAAAATGATCAAAATCATCTGAAAAGGAACCGTTTCCATACCAACACAAAGAGTATCTACTCAAAAAAGCCGTACGTGAACCACACGGTAGCAGTCGTGCAGCATGCTCGATTTCCTGACTCAGCCTTGGAAATATCCCGCTACCTGTCAGTCGGTCTGTCAAGTAATGCCAGAATGAAAGGCCATACTGCCGACATGTTTTCTTCAGGCTTGCGAAGGTATCTTTGCTCTGTATGGTGGACCCCTGAACATTGACCATGATATTTCCTCCATGAATTCAGTCAGCTATTCAGGTCATTAAAGTTCATGTATCAGTAAAAGTTCAGATGTTTTCTGGCCGCTATGAAAGGCGGCTATGAATAGAACAGCTACGCACCCGCCTGCCTGTGCTCAGGCGCGTAGAGTTTCTGTAGTGTTAAAGGTTGGAGATCAGCTGGCTTGTGCGGTGTTTACAGTGCTGTCAGTAAGAAGGGAAGCGGAAGGCATGACCCGGTAAGCCCGGCTTTCCCGTTGGCTGGTTGGGCATGGATGGCTGCCCCGGGAACAGAAAATGCAGCAGTCGCCGGAATCCGGTGTCATCAGCTTCTGGCAGCTTTTGCATTCATACAGGTAAACACAGGCATCAAGGGGCATGGTTTCATCAGAAGTGTGGCCGCAGTCTGAACAGGTGATACTGGATTTGGTATGGAGATGATGCTTCATGAACTGATCCTTTTCTTGCTTTTCTCAGGTACGTAATAAACGGTTATCGACATTGACACCTCTTTCTTAACGTTCATGAAAAAGTATTTTAGAAAGGATTTGTGACGGTTTTATGTTGCAGTATTGATTACGTCTTCAGAAGAAAGGAGATCGTGTTGAAAGCAGAGGCAACTGCTTTCAACACGCGAAGCTACTAGTTACCGCGAAGCTAAAGTTACTTGTCAGCTTCTGCCTGAATCGCGGTCAGGGCGATGGTGTAAACGATGTCGTCTATCAGTGCACCACGGGACAGGTCGTTTACAGGCTTGTTCAGACCCTGCAGCATTGGGCCAACAGAGATGACGTCAGCACTGCGCTGAACGGCCTTGTAAGTGGTGTTACCGGTGTTCAGATCCGGGAAGACAAATACTGTCGCACGACCGGCAACGTCGGAGTCCGGCGCTTTACTGCGGGCTACCGATTCAACAGTCGCAGCGTCGTACTGCATAGGACCGTCAACGATCAGGTCAGGACGCTTCTGACGAACCAGCTCGGTAGCTTCACGAACACGCTCAACGTCGGCACCCATACCGGAAGCACCGGTGGAGTAACTGATCATGGCAATGCGTGGGTCAATGCCGAAAGCGACAGCAGAGTCAGCACTCTGGATAGCAATGTTAGACAGCGCTTCAGCATCCGGATTCGGGTTAACTGCACAGTCACCGTAAACCAGCACCTGGTCAGGCAGCAGCATGAAGAATACGGAAGAGACCAGACCACCGGACTCACGGCTTGGCTTGATCAGCTGGAAAGCAGGACGGATAGTGTTTGCAGTGGTGTGAACGGCGCCGGAAACCAGACCGTCTACTTCACCCTGAGCCAGCATCATGGTACCCAGTACCACAGTGTCTTCCAACTGGGCTTCAGCCATAGGCGCGTTCAGACCCTTGTGCTTACGCAGTTCAACCATAGGCTCAACATAGCGGCCACGTACGTGTTCCGGATCCATGATGATCAGGCTTTCCGGCAGAGTAATGCCGTTATCGCGAGCCACCTGTTCGATGGCTTCACGGTTACCCAGCAGGATGCACTCGGCAATGCCGCGCTCCTGACAGATGACGGCAGCCTGAATGGTACGAGGCTCATCACCTTCTGGCAGCACAACACGTTTTTTAGCCGCAATGGCGCGCTGAACCAGATTGTAACGGAAGGCAGGTGGAGACAGACGACGCTCGGAGATTTCTCCACAGTGGCCTTTGAACCAGTCGGTGTTCAGGTGTTCGGCCAGAGTGTTCATGACGGTTTCAACACGGATGCTGTCGTCAATCGGCAGTTCGTTGTTCATACGATCCAGCTTGCTGGCGGTATTGTATGAATCGTGCTCGGTCAGCAGAACCGGCAGGCCGGTTGAAATGGCTTTCTGGCACAGTTCCATCACTGGCTCGGACGGGCGCAGGTCGCTGGTCAGCAGCAGGCCAGCCAGAGGAACACCGTTCAGTGCGGCCATAGCGGTTGCCAGAATGATGTCATCACGATCACCCGGAGCAATCACCAGATTGCCAGGCTTCAGGTGGTGAATCATATTGGTCGGGGTGCGGGCGCTCAGTGTGTAGGAAGTTACACGACGGGAGGCCATTTCACCTTCATTGATAATGCGGGTGCCCAGGTGATTGCTGATGTCCAGTGTGCGTGGGGAGGACAGGGAGCTGTTCCATGGAATGTAACCCAGTGGCAGGAACGCTTTGCGGGCAAATTCCGGCAGTGGTTTGAAAGCACCGTCTTCACCTTTCAGCGAGTTCATGGTCTGCTCATCCAGTTTGTTCAGGATGTAACCAATCATGTTCGGGTTCTTGATGCCACCAAAGCTGTCGGCAGCAATTTCAAGCTTGTCGGCTTCGTCTTCCAGAGTGTTCTCACCCGGTTCGGAAACCAGAATGATGTCTGCGTTCAGGGTACGGGCCATGTCGTTGTTCAGACGGTTGGCATACGGCATGCTGCGGGTAGGTACCAGACCTTCCACAACCATCACTTCGGCGCCCTTGGAAGCGTCGTCGAACAGAGCGACGATCTCTTCCATCAGTTCATCACCCTTGTTGTCGCCCAGCAGGTCTTCAACACGGTTAGACGAAATAGGTGCCGGTGGCTCATGGTCCATGATGCGCTGTACCAGCTTGGTGGAGCGCTCAGGGCCGGTGTCCGACACGTGCAGCTGGGCAATCGGTTTGAAAAATTTAACGCGCAGACCCAGTTTGTCCAGGGCGCGCACCAGACCCAGAGTGACGGATGTCAGACCGACACCGTAGCGGGTTGGAGCAAGGAAGAATGTACGCATACGACTATCCCGGAAAATACTTCAGACATACACAACAGGAGGCATACGCCTCCTGTTGGAAAAAACAGCAAATGCCGCCCCGCCGTAGGGCTAAGCCGGCATTTACACGATCCTCAGATCAGGCAGTCAGAGCCTGAGTGTCACGAGCGATCATCAGTTCTTCGTTGGTAGCAACTACCATGGCAACAGTAGAACCTTCTTCGGTGATGACACCGCTCTTGCCACGGAAGGTTTCGTCGTTCTTCTGCTCGTGCAGTTTGAAGCCGAAGATGCTCAGGCGCTCGATCACATTCTTGCGGATGATGCTGGAGTTTTCACCGATACCACCGGTGAATACCAGTGCATCAACGCTACCCATAGCTGCAGCGAAACCAGCCAGTTTTTCGGCCAGAACGTGGCAGAATACGTCCAGAGTCAGCTGAGCACGCTTGTTGCCTTCCTGTGCAGCGTCTTCGATTACGCGGCAGTCACTGTCCATGCCGGACAGACCCAGCAGGCCGGATTCTTTGTTCAGCATTTCAGTGGTGCGCTCCAGGGAATAGCCGAGAGACTTGTTCAGGAAGTTGAACAGGTTCGGGTCGATATCGCCGGAACGGGTACCCATCACCAGACCTTCCAGTGGGGTCAGACCCATGGTGGTGTCAATGGACTTGCCATTCTTGATAGCACAGGCAGAAGCACCGTTACCCAGGTGAGCCACCATGATGCTGCTGTTGTTGATGTCCAGACCCAGCATGTCGGCAGCTGCCTGACCTACGTAGCGGTAGGAAGTGCCGTGAGCACCGTAACGACGAACGCCGTGCTTCTCGTAAAGCTCGTATGGAATAGCGTACAGGTAGGTTTCAGCTGCCATGGTCTGATGGAAAGCGGTGTCAAATACTACAGCGTTTGGCAGACCCGGGAAGAACTTCTGGGCAGCCTTGATGCCCAGCAGGTGAGCAGGGTTGTGCAGAGGTGCCAGAGGAATGCAGTCTTCGATAGCGGCGATAACTTCGTCGGTCACCAGAGCGGACTGGGTGAACTTTTCGCCACCGTGTACCACACGATGACCAATAGCGGCGATGCGGTCGATCAGACCTTCTTCGCGCAGCAGACCCATCAGGCCTTCGATAGCCTGATCGTGAGCAGCCTGACCCAGAGCCTGGCTGCCTTTCTCGCCGTTGATCTTCCAACGCAGTACAGCTTCGCTGCTACCCATGCGCTCTGCCAGGCCGTTAATGCTTTCTTCTTCGGTAGCCGGGTTGATGACAGAGAACTTCAGGGAAGAACTGCCGCAGTTAATAACGAGAATGCTATCTTTGCTCATAAAAACTATACCTAACTGAATCAGGACAATCAGTCCGTTATCAGAACTTCGTGATGCCTGTTAGTCTGGCATCACGACGATCCTTGAACTTCTGGTCTGGCGATGAAGTGCTCCGGATGCAAACCATCTGTGATGAAATAATCAAACTTATTGTGCTTGCGATCTGACTGGGGAGCAGGTGCCGTAAAGCCCGTGATTATAACCATTGATCTGGATCAATGGACTGCGTATTGATGCGTATATTGGTGGTTGAATGTTAGCCAGTGTGAACTGTTGAGTGGTGTTTATTGATCGTGTTTCGATTGATGTTTCTCTTAAATTTTTAACGGTTTCAGTCTCGGCATTCGGGCATACCTGACAACAAATGTAGTCACTTATGACAGATACTCAAGTACGGCTTATGTTGACAGAAACGGCAGGGATGACAGGAAGGGCAGATGACTCTCAATTCCCTCTGGTATCTGCTTGGACCATTCAGCAGGCAGATGCTGGATTTGTTTCAGCAATTCATCCTGATAGAAATAAGCTCCGCCAGAAGTAACCAGTAGAAGAATCACTGGAATATAGAGCCCCAGTAATCGGGCAAATTGTCCGGGTGATTCGGGTGGGTTGCCATAGTCATTATCCCCTTTTGAGCCTCTTCCTAAAGCCAGCCAGCCCATAAACAGCAGGTTAACAATGGGAATGATCATGAACAGCCACAGCGAGCCATTACGGTTCATATCATGCAGACGTGAAGCCATGGCATAAACAGCAACCAGAATGCCCAGAGCGTGCATACCCAGACCTATAGCGGTGATCTGCTGAATAGTGAGCATTCCCACTGCCAGTTTGGGGAGATAGACGGGCATCAGTAAAGCGGCAGCTTCTATTGCCAGAACCAGCCAGCACAGACTGATGTAATGACACCGGCCAATGCGTCGCATAAGGCGCAAAGGTTTTTTTGATCCGGAACGGATTCGGCTACTGATGTCAGCCGTAAGGGAAGGTTCTTTTATGCTCCGGTCGGCCGGCTTTAGCTCGCTGCCGTCGTCCATGTTGACAATCCGGCACAGACCTCCGGCCTGCATGATGCCTTTTTCGTATTTTCGGGCATCTTCCTTTGAAAGATTTTTACCAAGAGCGTAGGACTTGCCGGAAAACAGACGGTTGATGCGGGCATCATCGGCCTTAAATAGTTTTTGCAGGCGTTCTTTGACGTTTTCTTCGTCGTTCTCGTCGAAAACTTGTCCTTCGAAGAGCACTTTATAGTGTTTGGCAGCCATGCCGGAGTCCATTGGTGATTTCAGGCTATTTAATGGTTATAGCATTTGCACCAGCGGGGTGCCTGAATCA
Above is a window of Endozoicomonas montiporae CL-33 DNA encoding:
- a CDS encoding GDCCVxC domain-containing (seleno)protein gives rise to the protein MKHHLHTKSSITCSDCGHTSDETMPLDACVYLYECKSCQKLMTPDSGDCCIFCSRGSHPCPTSQRESRAYRVMPSASLLTDSTVNTAQAS
- the pta gene encoding phosphate acetyltransferase, which gives rise to MRTFFLAPTRYGVGLTSVTLGLVRALDKLGLRVKFFKPIAQLHVSDTGPERSTKLVQRIMDHEPPAPISSNRVEDLLGDNKGDELMEEIVALFDDASKGAEVMVVEGLVPTRSMPYANRLNNDMARTLNADIILVSEPGENTLEDEADKLEIAADSFGGIKNPNMIGYILNKLDEQTMNSLKGEDGAFKPLPEFARKAFLPLGYIPWNSSLSSPRTLDISNHLGTRIINEGEMASRRVTSYTLSARTPTNMIHHLKPGNLVIAPGDRDDIILATAMAALNGVPLAGLLLTSDLRPSEPVMELCQKAISTGLPVLLTEHDSYNTASKLDRMNNELPIDDSIRVETVMNTLAEHLNTDWFKGHCGEISERRLSPPAFRYNLVQRAIAAKKRVVLPEGDEPRTIQAAVICQERGIAECILLGNREAIEQVARDNGITLPESLIIMDPEHVRGRYVEPMVELRKHKGLNAPMAEAQLEDTVVLGTMMLAQGEVDGLVSGAVHTTANTIRPAFQLIKPSRESGGLVSSVFFMLLPDQVLVYGDCAVNPNPDAEALSNIAIQSADSAVAFGIDPRIAMISYSTGASGMGADVERVREATELVRQKRPDLIVDGPMQYDAATVESVARSKAPDSDVAGRATVFVFPDLNTGNTTYKAVQRSADVISVGPMLQGLNKPVNDLSRGALIDDIVYTIALTAIQAEADK
- a CDS encoding acetate kinase: MSKDSILVINCGSSSLKFSVINPATEEESINGLAERMGSSEAVLRWKINGEKGSQALGQAAHDQAIEGLMGLLREEGLIDRIAAIGHRVVHGGEKFTQSALVTDEVIAAIEDCIPLAPLHNPAHLLGIKAAQKFFPGLPNAVVFDTAFHQTMAAETYLYAIPYELYEKHGVRRYGAHGTSYRYVGQAAADMLGLDINNSSIMVAHLGNGASACAIKNGKSIDTTMGLTPLEGLVMGTRSGDIDPNLFNFLNKSLGYSLERTTEMLNKESGLLGLSGMDSDCRVIEDAAQEGNKRAQLTLDVFCHVLAEKLAGFAAAMGSVDALVFTGGIGENSSIIRKNVIERLSIFGFKLHEQKNDETFRGKSGVITEEGSTVAMVVATNEELMIARDTQALTA
- a CDS encoding DUF805 domain-containing protein — translated: MAAKHYKVLFEGQVFDENDEENVKERLQKLFKADDARINRLFSGKSYALGKNLSKEDARKYEKGIMQAGGLCRIVNMDDGSELKPADRSIKEPSLTADISSRIRSGSKKPLRLMRRIGRCHYISLCWLVLAIEAAALLMPVYLPKLAVGMLTIQQITAIGLGMHALGILVAVYAMASRLHDMNRNGSLWLFMIIPIVNLLFMGWLALGRGSKGDNDYGNPPESPGQFARLLGLYIPVILLLVTSGGAYFYQDELLKQIQHLPAEWSKQIPEGIESHLPFLSSLPFLST